The Coccidioides posadasii str. Silveira chromosome 2, complete sequence genomic interval ATCGCTCCCTGCAAAGGGCCCTGGTCCGCTTACCCAGTCAGGACCCCCCTCCCGCGCAATTGGCCATCTCTCCCGCCCTAGCCAAGGTCATACGCTCCGCCAAAGAACTCGCCAAAACACAGAAGGATAGCTATGTTGCCATCGACCACCTTATTATCGCTTTGGCCGGGGACTCTACCGTCAAGCGGGCCTTGGCTGATTCGAACGTTCCCGACGTGAAGATGATCGACTCCGCCGTCCAGCAGATTCGTGGGACAAAGAGAGTGGACTCCAAAACTGCGGATTCCGAGGTGGACAGCGAATTCCTCAAGAAATTCACCATCGACATGACAGCCCTGGCGAGAGAAGGGAAGATAGATCCCGTCATCGGCCGAGAAGAAGAGATCAGACGGGTCATCAGAATATTGAGTCGACGAACCAAAAACAACCCGGTCCTCATCGGTGAACCTGGTGTAGGTAAAACCACAATCGTCGAAGGTTTGGCCCGACGAATCGTTAACGCTGATGTTCCTGCAAACCTCGCTCATTGCAAGCTCCTTTCTCTGGATGTGGGTGCGCTCGTCGCTGGCACCAAGTATCGTGGCGAGTTCGAAGAGCGCATGAAAGGTGTCCTGAAGGAAATTGAAGAGTCAAAGGAGACGATCGTTCTCTTCGTCGATGAAATGCACCTTCTCATGGGAGCCGGTAACAGCGGAGGAGGTGGTATGGACGCTGCTAACCTCCTCAAACCAATGCTTGCACGTGGGCAGCTACATTGCATCGGCGCGACCACCCTTGGAGAATACAGAAAGTATATTGAAAAGGACCAAGCTTTCGAGCGGCGTTTCCAACAGGTTCTCGTTAAAGAGCCCTCGGTCAGCGAAACCATCTCCATTCTTCGAGGCTTAAAGGAGAGATACGAGGTCCACCACGGTGTCAACATCCTCGATGCAGCAATAGTCTCTGCTGCGACATTGGCTGCCCGTTACCTCACTGCCAGGCGACTTCCAGACTCCGCCGTCGATCTCATCGACGAAGCAGCCGCCGCAGTTCGCGTTGCTCGAGAATCACAGCCTGAAGCTATTGACAATATGGAAAGGCGACTGCGCCAGTTGCAAATTGAAATCCACGCTTTGGAACGGGAAAAGGATGCCGCCTCGAAAACACGATTGGAGGTCGCCAAGCAAGAGGCAGCCAACGTCAACGAAGAATTACGGCCGCTCCGTGAAAAATATGAGCGTGAGAAGCAACGTAGCCGCGATATTCAGGACGCAAAAATGAAGCTCGATCAGCTCAAGGTTAAAGCAGAAGAGGCCACACGATCCGGCGACATGCAAACGGCTTCAGACTTGGTTTATTACGCCATTCCAGATGTTGAAAAGCGCATCGAAcgactggaagcagctcgAGCCCGCCAAGACGCCGAAGCGGTTGCTCAGGCTGGGGCGGAGGGCGAGACTCTCCTCGCCGACGCAGTTGGCCCGGAGCAGATAAACGAGATTGTTGCTCGATGGACGGGTATCCCGGTTACCAGGTTGAAAACATCGGAAAAGGACCGGCTTCTCCATATGGAGTCCCATCTAGGCAAGATCGTTATTGGACAAAAAGAAGCTGTTCAATCGGTCAGCAATGCGATTCGGCTGCAGCGTTCGGGCCTCGCGAATCCAAATCAACCCCCCAGCTTCCTGTTCTGCGGTCCCTCGGGAACAGGTAAAACTCTTTTGACGAAGGCCTTGGCTGAATTCCTCTTTGATGACCCCAAGGCCATGATTCGATTCGATATGTCGGAGTATCAAGAGCGTCATTCTCTCAGCCGTATGATCGGGGCTCCCCCTGGATACGTGGGCCATGACGCTGGTGGCCAACTCACTGAAGCTCTCAGACGTCGTCCATTCTCTATTCTCCTTTTTGACGAAGTCGAGAAAGCTGCAAAAGAGGTCCTTACCGTGCTCTTGCAGTTGATGGACGATGGACGTATCACCGATGGCCAGGGAAGAATCGTGGACGCCAGCAATTGCATTGTCGTCATGACGTCCAATTTGGGTGCTGAATACCTTTCTCGACCTAACACTGCCGATGGAGCCATCGATCCAACCACTAAAGAGCTTGTCATGGGCGCTCTGCGCAACTACTTTTTACCCGAATTCCTCAACAGAATTTCCAGCATTATCATTTTCAATAGACTATCCAAGCGTGAAATTAGAAGAATTGTGGACATTAGACTGGGCGAGATTCAGCGCAGGCTCGAGCAGAACGATCGAAACGTCAAAATCTCTTGTACAGATGAGGTCAAAGACTATCTTGGAAAGGCTGGCTATTCTCCGGCGTACGGTGCCCGCCCACTGTCCAGGCTCATTGAGAAAGAGATTTTGAACCGACTCGCGGTGTTGATACTCAGAGGAGCTATCAAAGATGATGAAGTCGCGCGTGTGGCGATGCAGGGAGGCCATATCACGGTGCTCCCGAACCACGTTGGCAGCGAAGACGAGGACGAGGAAAtgattgatgaagatgaagctATTGCAGAACTGGAAGACGACATGGGGGATAAAGACCTCTACGAATAAAGCGAAGAGCTTTAGACGACTTTATGATAAAATGATGGGTGCATTGACTTGGGTGTCTTCAAGTTTggtgtttttcttctttttttttttttttttttttagcgTGACGACTTTGCTATTGttttttctcctctttttttctccaaGCAGAAGTCTTTAGGAGCTGTGTTTCTATCTTTGGAGGATATTTTGAATAATAGTTGAATCCTATACATCTTGTTAGACAAATTAAAATAGTATGTTGCGCATGGAAGCAGCCGAGCTTATGTTGGCTGTCTTTATCTGAATTTGACTTcactaactacggagtagttaaaGCAATTTAACTAACTAATCATGTGACCCCGCGTTTTCAATTAAAAGAACCGGGCTCAGACGCGACCTCACGTGTTCCGATCCAACTCCCTGTGGTATCAAACCTCCATCCTTCAGTTGTTAAGGCGCGTCTGGGATGATAGCGGGAGTATGATGCCCGGTGAAGATGCCATTCAAGCCCTTTAAGCCTCCGCTCATCCGAAGGCCGCCCTCCGCTCCCCAAACGCAGCACGATACCTCTGAATCGGTTTCCCAGCCCTCCGCTAAACGGCGTCGTATCGGCGACCAGGCCAGCGATGTAGCGACTGAAGAAGGAGTGAAGCCTAATGGGACAGTACATGTTGTGAAAAGTGGCCAGGCTCTCTATCGGAAACCGTCGATCTTGGCGAATAACTCGTCCAAGCTTCTCGATAAGACTGGGCGGAATGACACGGCAAGCGGCGACGGCGGCGTAGAGGGCTACTACAATGTTCTTTGGTGAATGAGGCTCCGATTTTCTATTATATCTATGTGTACGCGTGCATCGACCGTTGCTGACAAATGCGTGGTCTTACCACGCTTGCTCTCTAGGCGAAAATTTACGGCCAAAAAGCATAGGACATGGGATGGTGACGGGATCTTGTCCCTTCGAGGTGGCTATGCCTATCTCCAAGATGTTTCTGGAAAGGACATGGGCCGGATCATGTTCAATTCTCCCCTAAAACCTGGCTCAGCGCTGTCCATTGGCGGGAAGGATGTTGAGGTCGACTCAATACTTTCCAAGGAAGAATATCTCGCCGGTCGTTCATTCCTCGGCGTAAATAGGGAGTCGCCTGATGTATTATTGAAGAAGCCAGAGCTACCGCGAATGACACCGATTAGTGTCTCTCGCATTGGTTCCGTACGAAAACCAGATGCTACTAAGCCGGCAGTGATTGGAAGGAGGGTAGAAGTACGTGAGGCCGAAGAAGCTGTAAAAAAGGTGCTTAATGTTGCAGCACCAAAAAGTATTGCAACGAATAGTCGTTTCAAAAACCCCTTGAAAGAAGACTCTGTACTGCCGTCGAAACCGAACAAAGAAGTCACTCCACGACATGACCAAAACCAGCCGGGAGCAATCGTGATGAAACGCCCAGAATCAGTTCCAAAGGATAAGCAGATCGTTGATGTCGTCGTTGACCCTCTCCTGGGAAAACATCTTCGCGAACATCAGCGCGAGGGTGTCAAGTTTCTTTACGAATGCGTTATGGGAATGCGCCCTTTCAACGGTGAAGGGGCCATCCTTGCGGATGAAATGGGACTTGGGAAAACATTACAGACAATAGCTTTGCTGTGGACTCTAATGAAGCAAAATCCAATATACGGGGCATCCCCAGTGGTTAAAAAGGCTCTCATCGTATGCCCGGTGACGCTGATTAAGAATTGGCAAAAAGAATTCAGAAAATGGTTAGGAAATGATCGACTTGGCGTGTTTGTTGCGGATGGAAAACACATGAGGCTTACGGATTTTACGATGGGAATGAGTTATAATGTTATGATCATCGGGTATGAAAGATTACGAACTGTGCAAGAGGAATTGGCCAAAGGTCGTGGGATTGATATCGTCATCGCAGATGAAGGGCACAGATTGAAGACCGTTCAGAATAAAAGTGCCCAGGCGATTCAATCCCTTAATACTGCTCGACGTATCATTCTTTCGGGAACGCCGATTCAAAACGACTTGAGTGAGTTCTTCGCTATGGTGGATTTTGTCAACCCTGGTCTGTTGGGCACTTTCAAAATGTTTATGAAAGAATTTGAAGGCCCTATTGTGAAGTCCAGGCAGCCAGGCGCGTCCAAGAAGGACATCGAAAAGGGTGAGGCTAGAAGCGAGGAGTTAGCAGGTCTAACGTCCAAGTTTATCTTGCGCCGGACCGCAGATATCCTTTCTAAGCATCTCCCACCCAAAACTGAATATATCCTGTTTTGCAATCCGACTCCTGCCCAAGCGAATATATACCGCCATGTGATCGCCTCTCCGATATTCCAGTCAGCACTCGGAAACTCGGAGAGTGCTTTGCAGCTTATTACGATTCTAAAGAAGCTCTGCAATAGTCCTTCTTTGCTCACTCTAAAAGTCTTAAAGGATGAGAACCCGAATTGTACAATCAGCTCTCTCATATCGACCCTCCCACCTAATCTGCTTCGACATTTTTCACCCGCATCGAGCGGCAAAATTAGAGTTCTGGACCAGCTGCTCCACAACCTGCACAGCACAACGTCGGAGAAGATTGTGCTAGTGTCAAACTACACATCAACTCTCAACCTTCTCGCGGCTCTTTTGTCGTCTCTATCCCTCCCATATCTACGCCTCGATGGTTCTACCCCAGCCAGCAAACGTCAATTCCTTGTTGACGATTTTAACCGCTCGTCATCCAAATCCTGCTTCGCATTTCTCCTTTCTGCAAAAGCTGGGGGGATCGGGCTCAATCTCACCGGCGCCAGCCGCCTGGTGCTCTTTGATGTGGACTGGAATCCCGCGACGGACATCCAGGCCATGGCGCGTATCCATCGTGACGGGCAAAAGAGACACTGTCACATCTACCGAATGTTACTTAGAGGCGGACTCGAGGAGAAGATCTGGCAAAGACAAGTTACGAAACTTGGTCTATCAGATAGCGTGATGGATCAGAAAAACAGCGTAGCGCATTTTTCTAGGGAAGAATTGAGAGATTTGTTTAGACTCGATGAGGATGCCGAGTGTCAAACACATGACCTTTTAGGCTGCGAGTGCGAGgggagaggaagagatgTTTCAATTATAGCGGATGTTGGCGATAATGGGGACAACCTGTCTGACTCCGAGAGCCTCACGGAGAGTGACGGTTCAGATGAAATCCCAGATCCGCCTTCGCTAATCAAGGCGTCTAAACTTCTCAGCCATCCATCAACCGGCGAAAGAAAAAATGCtgccaacaagagaagaaggaaaatgCGCTCTCTCATGCAGTATTCTCACATTAGCACTCCACTTCTCGTCACCAAACATAGAAAATCACTAGAAGAGCAGATTGGCGACGATGTTCTTTTATCGTTACTCGGAGAAGAAGGCAACGGGGTCCGATACTTGTTTAAACGGGATGGCTTCGCAGGGTTATCGACAAATACAGACAAAATGGGGATTTAATGAGAAAATAGTACAAGATATGGTTTATAATTGGGTCAGATATGCTTATAGATACCCTATACGACATTAGACTAGATGCAATGGCCCTATGTGCATCGATAAAAACAATCTATAGTTACACCGTATCTACACTTCGTTTGGTTCGATCCCTCCCGAGCTATGGTGGAATGAAAATTCAGCTCATTCCTAGTACGAAAAGCGGGTTCGTCAATGTACATGGATACATAGAATGCCAACGTCTATACTTGATATTGTGACCATCGTGTAGGACAAGGGTATCAATGCCAATAAAGCAAATCAAAGGGATATATAACGCGTTAACAGGTCATGGGATCATTAGGCATGAATAAAAGTCAAAAGCAACTGGCTGcaaccctttttttttttaaaaaaaaaaaaaaaggaaaagaggggggaaaaagaagcaggAAGAGCTAGAAATGAAAATCCAGCCATGTAACTAAGCAGGAGCAATTTAATACCTCAATTTACCCACCAGTCCGAACGTATACGCAGTCTCCGCCTCGCTCTTCATCTGAATCATATAAATCTTAAAGCTACCTCCCACAACTCCTCCTTCTTTCGCAACACCCTGAAAGTCTTCCCATACAGACACAGCAATGCCAGTTCTAGCCACCCGCTCAAAGCAACTCTCTCCTAGACACACATCGAGAAGCACCTGCCCGTAAGCTTTCCCGTGGATAAGTATACGCTTCTCATGCTGACGAGACGGTAGGGTAGCGGTATGTAGAGCAGCAGAAGCTGGAGGAGATGTTGCTGTCGCCCCGTCTGCGCCAGTTTCATTCTCAAGAGCACCAGAGGAATCCCGAGCACTCTTATAAGATGTTCCGGGTGGCGACGCAGCTGGCGAGGCAGGAAGGATGGTCAATCTTGCAGCACCCATGTCGCGCCATTTCGACGCCGACTCGCGGCAGTAAAGTCTGATTTTTGCATTTGTAAGACCAATTCCACCCGCTGCAAGCTTAGACTGTTCTTGTCCTTTACCGTTGGGTGGCCCTACAGGGAAAGAATTAGACCCAGACCGGGTAGATGTAGAATAGAGGCTTCCACCACGGCCTGTACGGGAAGTCAGAGTCGATTTGGCGATGCTGAACATCTTGCTGCCCGCGCCGAATCTCTTGAGTGCGGAAAATGCGCTGGCCATTGTCCCAACACTGCTTTCAGTAACACCAGCAACAGAAGGAGCGGGTGCACTGGTAGCGCGATAGCTACTTTTTGAAGAACCGCCGTACCAGCTAAACCAACCGCCTCCCTTAGAAGACCTCGTGGAGTTATAACGCGAGAGTGGTGCTTGCTGATTTGAATAAGGGCCACGAGCGTTCTGTAAAGCAATATATGTTGGATTATTAATACGGGACTGGTTGATAAGATTGTAAAGTTGGTCGCATTCATCTGGGCTCCGCGAGCGGAACATGATATTATTTCCCGAGAATCTCAGTTTAGATTTTGAAGTCGGGGGTGAGCGAATACTGATATCCAGTGCTGTTCCTCGTCGTATTGGTACAAGAGGCGTCAATTCCAAGGCGATAAGCGGCTTTCCTTGCGGAACGCCCTTATCTGACTCGGGGGAATCCTCGCTCGATTCGGGTATGGGCTGTGAGTGAGCAGGGCCCATTTCGTATGCTTCTATAAGACCTGGAGTTACCACAATGCTGCACTCGTCAGTGTGCAGTGCTTCCCATGAACCCTTATCATGCCAATAGTATATAGATGCAATCGTCTTAGACGCCTTTGAAGGCTGGGATGGAACAGTCTTGTAGGGCGCTTGCGACGGGGAATTAGACGGAGATAAGCTCTCTTCAGGCAGAGTTGGTGCAGAGGGAGGAGGTGAGACTTTATTAACGCGCTGTGCGTTAATCGGTGGCAATGGTGTTACGATGTCGTTGCCTTCCAATTCTTCATCCGACGTCTCCGAGGAAGAATCAATCGTATGGCGTTCAACAGTTGAAGTTGTTGACTCGGTGGATTCCGTAGCTGTAGACGGTTCGTATTCATGTTTTAAGGGAGATGAAGTCCGCCTATGACGGGCCCAGGGTGAAAAGGTAGGAGTTGCTGCTGAAAGCGAAGATTGCTTCGAGCGTGAAGGGCTAGGAGACCTATGCGGTGGGGGTACAGGAACATCTTCAGTATAAATAGGGTGATCGTTCGACTCACTTCGGAGGAACGGTTCTTCGGCACTCTCGTCGCGCTTCTTCGGAGTCTTAGGCCTAGAAGAAACCGGGCTGCTATCAGCAGCATGGACAGGGGGCGATGGTGGAGTTTCTATTGGCGTGCGCTTTCTAAGCCTAGGTATAGACGGTAGGTCCAGCGACGGCACTGGAGACACAGACCGTCTACCCAGCCTTGTGACCTCCGCAATAGGTCTCTGCCCCTTTTCGGTACGTCTCATCGCTCTGAAATCTTTCAATTCGGGTGAGACAGATCGTGCCAGCAATTCAGAATTACGCTTCCTCGCTTGTGGTTCTGCTTCAGGGGGAGCGATTGCCGGTTTGATATCCTGTTCAGGAGTTCGCGCATCCTCGGAGGATATCGGGCTACTTGGGGAAAGCGGGCCATATTTGGACCGTCTCTTCGCTTTTGATCTCTTCAACGTCGTTGGTGAAGCGCCTCCAGCCATTTCCATAGCCTCATTAAGGCATCGAGGGGTACGTACTACTGTGTCCAGGGCTGGAGGGGTCCGAGGATCATACCCTGCTGTTTTTTGCACAGTTGAAGCATTGCGCGATGACTCCGGAGACGTCGAATCTCGAGAGACCTGGAGAGCAGCGTTTGCAGCCCGATCGTCTTCAATTTGGGACTTGAATCTCAGAGCGTTTTCACCGATGGGGACTCCAATATCAGTCGGACTTGGGATAATGCTCCTCGTCGACACAACCGATTCAGAGCGTTTAAGATCAATTTGTGGATGTACTTTCTTCTGCTTGGCTCGATTAACGAAACTCATTGATCGATTTATCTTCGGTGGGACTGGGCTGAGGCCGAGCATTTGGACCCATTCGAAACCAATTTGTTCGTCTTCTGTTTTCAAAGCCAAAAGTTCGTACCAATTGCCCCCCTCTTCGGGTACTCCCCGAACCATTATGACAATTTCGCCTTTGCTATCCCCGTTCCTGGCCGAAACTCGACCGTGGTCGATTGGCGGAAATAGGAGCCAACGCCCGGCACTATCGACCTCACATATGAACAAATCTCCGCCAGGGCCATCTTCCGTTGCATTATCTCGCAGCAATAGCTCAGTCCGGCAATCAATTTGCTGTCCAGTCGTATGGAGGAATGAAAGGTCAAAAAAGTCACGGGCACGGACTCTCCGACTTGATTTCGCCTCGACATTCTTCAAGACTGCTAAAGTGTGAATATCACGAGCTCGGCTAGTATCAATAGCATTCGCGGCTTCGTCTTCAAGTCTTGCTCG includes:
- the HSP98 gene encoding Heat shock protein hsp98 (EggNog:ENOG410PGGQ~COG:O); translated protein: MNTSQFTDRANEAIQQAGELADQFAHPEIAPIHLAVALLNPILAETEDGGKSAPIPLFKQVVERAHGDTQQLDRSLQRALVRLPSQDPPPAQLAISPALAKVIRSAKELAKTQKDSYVAIDHLIIALAGDSTVKRALADSNVPDVKMIDSAVQQIRGTKRVDSKTADSEVDSEFLKKFTIDMTALAREGKIDPVIGREEEIRRVIRILSRRTKNNPVLIGEPGVGKTTIVEGLARRIVNADVPANLAHCKLLSLDVGALVAGTKYRGEFEERMKGVLKEIEESKETIVLFVDEMHLLMGAGNSGGGGMDAANLLKPMLARGQLHCIGATTLGEYRKYIEKDQAFERRFQQVLVKEPSVSETISILRGLKERYEVHHGVNILDAAIVSAATLAARYLTARRLPDSAVDLIDEAAAAVRVARESQPEAIDNMERRLRQLQIEIHALEREKDAASKTRLEVAKQEAANVNEELRPLREKYEREKQRSRDIQDAKMKLDQLKVKAEEATRSGDMQTASDLVYYAIPDVEKRIERLEAARARQDAEAVAQAGAEGETLLADAVGPEQINEIVARWTGIPVTRLKTSEKDRLLHMESHLGKIVIGQKEAVQSVSNAIRLQRSGLANPNQPPSFLFCGPSGTGKTLLTKALAEFLFDDPKAMIRFDMSEYQERHSLSRMIGAPPGYVGHDAGGQLTEALRRRPFSILLFDEVEKAAKEVLTVLLQLMDDGRITDGQGRIVDASNCIVVMTSNLGAEYLSRPNTADGAIDPTTKELVMGALRNYFLPEFLNRISSIIIFNRLSKREIRRIVDIRLGEIQRRLEQNDRNVKISCTDEVKDYLGKAGYSPAYGARPLSRLIEKEILNRLAVLILRGAIKDDEVARVAMQGGHITVLPNHVGSEDEDEEMIDEDEAIAELEDDMGDKDLYE
- the RDH54 gene encoding helicase (EggNog:ENOG410PG5P~COG:L~BUSCO:1639at33183); the protein is MPFKPFKPPLIRRPPSAPQTQHDTSESVSQPSAKRRRIGDQASDVATEEGVKPNGTVHVVKSGQALYRKPSILANNSSKLLDKTGRNDTASGDGGVEGYYNVLWRKFTAKKHRTWDGDGILSLRGGYAYLQDVSGKDMGRIMFNSPLKPGSALSIGGKDVEVDSILSKEEYLAGRSFLGVNRESPDVLLKKPELPRMTPISVSRIGSVRKPDATKPAVIGRRVEVREAEEAVKKVLNVAAPKSIATNSRFKNPLKEDSVLPSKPNKEVTPRHDQNQPGAIVMKRPESVPKDKQIVDVVVDPLLGKHLREHQREGVKFLYECVMGMRPFNGEGAILADEMGLGKTLQTIALLWTLMKQNPIYGASPVVKKALIVCPVTLIKNWQKEFRKWLGNDRLGVFVADGKHMRLTDFTMGMSYNVMIIGYERLRTVQEELAKGRGIDIVIADEGHRLKTVQNKSAQAIQSLNTARRIILSGTPIQNDLSEFFAMVDFVNPGLLGTFKMFMKEFEGPIVKSRQPGASKKDIEKGEARSEELAGLTSKFILRRTADILSKHLPPKTEYILFCNPTPAQANIYRHVIASPIFQSALGNSESALQLITILKKLCNSPSLLTLKVLKDENPNCTISSLISTLPPNLLRHFSPASSGKIRVLDQLLHNLHSTTSEKIVLVSNYTSTLNLLAALLSSLSLPYLRLDGSTPASKRQFLVDDFNRSSSKSCFAFLLSAKAGGIGLNLTGASRLVLFDVDWNPATDIQAMARIHRDGQKRHCHIYRMLLRGGLEEKIWQRQVTKLGLSDSVMDQKNSVAHFSREELRDLFRLDEDAECQTHDLLGCECEGRGRDVSIIADVGDNGDNLSDSESLTESDGSDEIPDPPSLIKASKLLSHPSTGERKNAANKRRRKMRSLMQYSHISTPLLVTKHRKSLEEQIGDDVLLSLLGEEGNGVRYLFKRDGFAGLSTNTDKMGI
- a CDS encoding uncharacterized protein (EggNog:ENOG410PIA9~COG:S~BUSCO:358at33183), whose protein sequence is MPSPGIPHRPSNRGSAKNPASKPKRLDLGDPLGPYDTNTVREKVRKWQQQGGGVVIAPDVGASDDGDGDGEGDRSSKESGLAARQKRKDRSGQEGAGKQRMREPEEGEKQKIANRTIGTAPKKRVVSDGHWRKDRIPADSPSPTKRTSRKHPDACNRYEETKEKFEKRTEKYGNPTSGDGIKVYAGPLREPKSPGARRSDGSERSNSSTDHKNKYHGRDTKKSPSRHRSTRREVKAKYIVNDFPYKSDHSKPNESSEAASLSGKENRAATPKTKTPPRYMKSTKGGFINQVVGEPKGKFSKKDLPPVQQSHGSKVEAWLSRTSDPFVSDHEPYVEIPAPLKSSPRRSDSGNEKDSDPNRHSRSEGHRSSTKRKSRTLRRHQERFSGTDEDDHQKEPSSTRNDRTESSPPNLKRSKASRRPESMENRRMSMLHESIEEAIQASAVFDRPVSSDGSEGSSAERPPPLTLRRLFPGTGMHRLSTIVSVDTLGTATEPSGEPTKNMNKLPAALEHDDVSESETRDQFDPNSIPGPGARSLKRKLTTHSDLMSVLSLPAGGSRSIRSARSIRTNRSRLATATVGDIMRELASDEGKYMRELRTLVGGVIPVLLTSVLSKADSAVAAGLFRPSAKPTDEDSFTRPIVNMGVSLEKLKSIHKRIPLEDPEALLAWAQGAQKVYADYLSAWRLGFQDVVVNLAPPDPDELSKGPNSDAQSLYAGMSQDENGDVIDGDGERVDVAYLLKRPLVRLKYLAKTFKGLNYIQSSPKTKEIQDKYQSLVTDARRRANEERARLEDEAANAIDTSRARDIHTLAVLKNVEAKSSRRVRARDFFDLSFLHTTGQQIDCRTELLLRDNATEDGPGGDLFICEVDSAGRWLLFPPIDHGRVSARNGDSKGEIVIMVRGVPEEGGNWYELLALKTEDEQIGFEWVQMLGLSPVPPKINRSMSFVNRAKQKKVHPQIDLKRSESVVSTRSIIPSPTDIGVPIGENALRFKSQIEDDRAANAALQVSRDSTSPESSRNASTVQKTAGYDPRTPPALDTVVRTPRCLNEAMEMAGGASPTTLKRSKAKRRSKYGPLSPSSPISSEDARTPEQDIKPAIAPPEAEPQARKRNSELLARSVSPELKDFRAMRRTEKGQRPIAEVTRLGRRSVSPVPSLDLPSIPRLRKRTPIETPPSPPVHAADSSPVSSRPKTPKKRDESAEEPFLRSESNDHPIYTEDVPVPPPHRSPSPSRSKQSSLSAATPTFSPWARHRRTSSPLKHEYEPSTATESTESTTSTVERHTIDSSSETSDEELEGNDIVTPLPPINAQRVNKVSPPPSAPTLPEESLSPSNSPSQAPYKTVPSQPSKASKTIASIYYWHDKGSWEALHTDECSIVVTPGLIEAYEMGPAHSQPIPESSEDSPESDKGVPQGKPLIALELTPLVPIRRGTALDISIRSPPTSKSKLRFSGNNIMFRSRSPDECDQLYNLINQSRINNPTYIALQNARGPYSNQQAPLSRYNSTRSSKGGGWFSWYGGSSKSSYRATSAPAPSVAGVTESSVGTMASAFSALKRFGAGSKMFSIAKSTLTSRTGRGGSLYSTSTRSGSNSFPVGPPNGKGQEQSKLAAGGIGLTNAKIRLYCRESASKWRDMGAARLTILPASPAASPPGTSYKSARDSSGALENETGADGATATSPPASAALHTATLPSRQHEKRILIHGKAYGQVLLDVCLGESCFERVARTGIAVSVWEDFQGVAKEGGVVGGSFKIYMIQMKSEAETAYTFGLE